A genomic window from Micromonospora ferruginea includes:
- a CDS encoding Na+/H+ antiporter subunit E, whose amino-acid sequence MTAGPVPGGSGEPPAADRAGQPAVGRGGRWRDQAVALGWLVVAWLLLWGDVSWGNLLTGLVVGAAVLFFFPLPSVTFGGRLRPGPLLVLAGTFVAELISASVHVAAVALRPGYRPRGGIIAVPLRVRTDLNLALTAEVISLVPGTLILDVDRARGVLYVHVLDVRGPEDLTGSRDRVLAVERRIVRAVGSPTEVRRLDLEPVERRNHP is encoded by the coding sequence GTGACCGCCGGTCCGGTCCCGGGTGGCAGCGGGGAGCCGCCGGCGGCCGACCGGGCCGGGCAGCCGGCGGTGGGCCGGGGCGGGCGGTGGCGCGACCAGGCGGTGGCGCTCGGCTGGCTGGTCGTCGCCTGGCTGCTGCTCTGGGGCGACGTGTCCTGGGGCAACCTGCTCACCGGCCTGGTGGTCGGCGCGGCGGTGCTGTTCTTCTTCCCGCTGCCCTCGGTCACCTTCGGCGGCCGGCTGCGACCGGGCCCGCTGCTGGTGCTGGCCGGCACGTTCGTGGCGGAGTTGATCAGCGCCAGCGTGCACGTCGCCGCCGTGGCGTTGCGTCCCGGCTACCGGCCGCGCGGCGGGATCATCGCGGTGCCGCTGCGGGTCCGCACCGACCTGAACCTGGCGCTCACCGCCGAGGTGATCTCGCTGGTGCCGGGCACCCTGATCCTCGACGTCGACCGGGCGCGGGGCGTGCTCTACGTGCACGTGCTCGATGTGCGCGGCCCCGAGGACCTGACCGGCAGCCGCGACCGCGTGCTCGCCGTCGAGCGGCGCATCGTCCGCGCCGTCGGCTCTCCCACCGAGGTACGCCGGCTCGACCTCGAACCCGTCGAACGGAGGAACCACCCGTGA
- a CDS encoding Na(+)/H(+) antiporter subunit C: MTRGAAGPTLVLVLAVGVLVATGVTLLLERSLTRILLGVILLGNGVNLLILLGGRSGAAPLAGTAPAAEMSDALPQAMVLTAVVITFGLTAFLLAVAYRSWYTSGDDEVQDDLEDRQIVRLAGRDEVAAADLGGEGADDDREQVDPEPARRRLRRDGTS, encoded by the coding sequence ATGACCAGGGGCGCGGCCGGGCCGACGTTGGTGCTGGTGCTGGCGGTCGGGGTGCTCGTCGCCACCGGGGTCACCCTGCTGCTGGAACGCAGCCTGACCCGGATCCTGCTCGGCGTCATCCTGCTCGGCAACGGGGTCAACCTGCTCATCCTGCTCGGCGGCCGGTCCGGCGCGGCCCCGCTGGCCGGCACCGCGCCGGCCGCCGAGATGAGCGACGCGCTGCCGCAGGCGATGGTGCTCACCGCCGTGGTGATCACGTTCGGGCTGACCGCGTTCCTGCTCGCGGTCGCCTACCGGAGCTGGTACACCAGCGGCGACGACGAGGTGCAGGACGACCTGGAGGACCGGCAGATCGTCCGGCTGGCCGGGCGCGACGAGGTGGCCGCCGCGGACCTGGGCGGGGAGGGCGCGGACGACGACCGGGAACAGGTCGACCCGGAACCGGCCCGCCGCCGGCTGCGCCGGGACGGGACCTCATGA
- the mnhG gene encoding monovalent cation/H(+) antiporter subunit G, with the protein MSAVADWVGGLLLLAGALLSLVAGIGLVRFPDTLDRMHAATKPQVLGVLLLLVGLALRLRTGSDLGMLVLVAIFQLSTAPVAAQMIGRAAYRSGRVDRSLLDVDELADR; encoded by the coding sequence GTGAGCGCGGTGGCGGACTGGGTGGGTGGGCTCCTGCTGCTGGCGGGAGCCCTGTTGAGCCTGGTGGCCGGCATCGGCCTGGTGCGCTTCCCGGACACCCTGGACCGGATGCACGCCGCCACCAAGCCGCAGGTGCTCGGCGTGCTGCTGCTCCTGGTCGGGCTGGCGCTGCGGCTGCGGACCGGGTCGGATCTCGGGATGCTGGTGCTGGTGGCGATCTTCCAGCTCTCCACCGCGCCGGTCGCCGCGCAGATGATCGGGCGGGCCGCCTACCGGTCCGGGCGGGTGGACCGGTCGCTACTCGACGTCGATGAGCTGGCCGACCGGTGA
- a CDS encoding monovalent cation/H+ antiporter complex subunit F encodes MTVLLAVALTVLLSATALLALLRIYRGPSLLDRVVGADLLLSAMLAAVGAEAALNRHATTLPVLVVLSLLGFVGSVSLVRFAVRAES; translated from the coding sequence GTGACCGTCCTGCTCGCCGTCGCGCTGACCGTGCTGCTCTCGGCCACCGCGCTGCTCGCCCTGCTGCGGATCTACCGCGGCCCGTCCCTGCTCGACCGGGTCGTCGGCGCCGACCTGCTGTTGTCGGCGATGCTCGCCGCGGTGGGTGCGGAGGCCGCGCTGAACCGGCACGCCACCACGTTGCCGGTGCTGGTGGTGCTCTCGCTGCTCGGCTTCGTCGGCTCGGTCAGCCTGGTCCGCTTCGCCGTCCGGGCCGAATCGTGA
- a CDS encoding hemolysin family protein yields the protein MLILVGLLLITVLTAATGYFVAQEFGYVAVDRGKLKQLADGGDRAAARALEVTGRLSFMLSGAQLGITVTALLVGYVAEPYLGAGLADLLGVAGLSSAVALPLSVALALLIATVVQMVLGELAPKNLAIARAEPLARALSRSTLIYLRIAGPLITLFDRAAVRLLRRVGIEPIEELPSGATPADLEQIIAESREEGHLDAAMSDLLDRGLDFRGLTAGEAMVPRVDVHTVRADEPVSRIVEMLDTGHSRFPVRGAEGVDDLIGVVGIADVLGVPPAERSRTRVDAVAVPPLLVPETLPLPTVLDRLRSGHRQLACVVDEYGGFAGVITLEDLAEELVGPIRDEDDPPERAPARQEDGSWVVPARWRIDEVADSTGIELPEAPEYDTLSGLVMRELGRVPEVGDRLEIASAGDGDEPATGPRVLVEVLAVDRHVADSVRLRSTAGVSGEGAA from the coding sequence GTGTTGATCCTCGTCGGTCTCCTTCTCATCACCGTTCTCACCGCCGCCACGGGTTACTTCGTGGCGCAGGAGTTCGGTTACGTAGCCGTGGACCGCGGCAAGCTCAAACAACTCGCCGACGGTGGCGACCGCGCCGCCGCCCGGGCCCTGGAGGTGACCGGGCGGCTTTCCTTCATGCTCTCCGGCGCCCAGCTCGGCATCACCGTGACCGCCCTGCTGGTCGGTTACGTCGCCGAGCCCTACCTGGGCGCCGGGCTGGCCGACCTGCTCGGCGTCGCCGGGCTGTCGAGCGCGGTGGCGCTGCCGCTGTCGGTGGCGCTGGCCCTGCTCATCGCCACCGTGGTGCAGATGGTCCTGGGCGAGCTGGCACCGAAGAACCTGGCCATCGCCCGGGCCGAGCCGCTCGCCCGGGCGCTGTCCCGGTCCACGCTGATCTACCTGCGGATCGCCGGTCCGCTGATCACCCTCTTCGACCGGGCCGCCGTGCGGTTGCTCCGCCGGGTCGGCATCGAGCCGATCGAGGAGCTGCCCAGCGGCGCCACCCCGGCCGACCTGGAACAGATCATCGCCGAGTCCCGTGAGGAGGGGCACCTCGACGCCGCGATGTCCGACCTGCTGGACCGGGGGCTCGACTTCCGGGGGCTCACCGCGGGCGAGGCCATGGTGCCCCGGGTGGACGTGCACACCGTACGCGCCGACGAGCCGGTCAGCCGGATCGTCGAGATGCTCGACACCGGCCACTCCCGGTTCCCGGTGCGCGGGGCCGAGGGCGTCGACGACCTGATCGGCGTGGTCGGCATCGCCGACGTGCTGGGGGTGCCGCCGGCCGAGCGGTCGCGGACCCGGGTCGACGCGGTCGCCGTACCCCCGTTGCTGGTGCCGGAGACGCTGCCGCTGCCGACGGTGCTGGACCGGCTCCGGTCCGGGCACCGGCAGTTGGCCTGCGTGGTCGACGAGTACGGCGGGTTCGCCGGCGTGATCACGCTGGAGGACCTGGCCGAGGAGCTGGTCGGGCCGATCCGGGACGAGGACGACCCGCCGGAGCGGGCGCCCGCCCGGCAGGAGGACGGCTCCTGGGTGGTGCCGGCGCGCTGGCGGATCGACGAGGTCGCCGACAGCACCGGCATCGAGCTGCCCGAGGCGCCCGAGTACGACACGCTCTCCGGTCTGGTGATGCGGGAGCTGGGCCGGGTGCCCGAGGTCGGTGACCGGCTGGAGATCGCGTCCGCCGGCGACGGCGACGAGCCGGCGACCGGCCCCCGGGTGCTGGTCGAGGTGCTGGCGGTGGACCGGCACGTGGCCGACTCGGTGCGGCTGCGGTCGACCGCGGGCGTGTCCGGGGAGGGTGCCGCATGA
- a CDS encoding Na+/H+ antiporter subunit D — MSGLVPLPVVVPLLGAALTLMLTGRPRLQRSISVLCLAGVLLVAVVLLVEAYRHGPVVVRVGGWPAPVGIVLVADQLAALMVVVSSAVTLCVLLYSIGQGRAEGGETAPVSIYHPTYLVLTAGVTNAFLAGDLFNLFVGFEILLAASFVLITLGGTEARLRTGSTYVVVSILSSLLFLSAVGLVYAATGTLNMAQLAGRLDAVPSGVRLTLQLMLLLAFGIKAAVFPVSAWLPDSYPTAPAPVTAVFAGLLTKVGVYAIIRTETLLFPGDRVSGLLMVVAGLTMVVGILGAVAQSDMKRLFSFTLVSHIGYMIFGVALSSVAGLSGSIFYVVHHITVQTTLFLVAGLVEERAGSTDLRQLGGLARVTPVIAVLFFVPAMNLAGIPPFSGFLGKLGLLQAGVAAGGALPAVLVGAGTVTSLLTLYVASRVWNIAFWRAPKLATTSPDARLPGLMVGATAALVALGVLLTLIAGPLFQVTADAATDLRERTPYVRAVLPRDAP, encoded by the coding sequence GTGAGTGGGCTGGTGCCGCTGCCGGTGGTGGTGCCGCTGCTCGGCGCGGCGCTCACCCTGATGCTGACCGGCCGGCCCCGGTTGCAGCGTTCGATCAGCGTGCTCTGCCTGGCCGGCGTGCTGCTGGTCGCGGTGGTGCTGCTGGTCGAGGCGTACCGGCACGGGCCGGTGGTGGTGCGGGTGGGCGGCTGGCCGGCGCCGGTCGGCATCGTGCTGGTGGCCGACCAGTTGGCGGCGCTGATGGTGGTGGTCTCCTCGGCGGTCACGCTCTGCGTGCTGCTCTACTCGATCGGGCAGGGCCGGGCGGAGGGCGGCGAGACCGCGCCGGTCAGCATCTACCACCCCACCTACCTGGTGCTGACCGCCGGCGTGACCAACGCGTTCCTCGCCGGTGACCTGTTCAACCTCTTCGTCGGCTTCGAGATCCTGCTGGCCGCGAGCTTCGTGCTGATCACGCTGGGCGGCACCGAGGCCCGGCTGCGCACCGGCTCCACGTACGTGGTGGTCAGCATCCTGTCGTCGCTGCTCTTCCTGTCCGCGGTGGGGCTGGTGTACGCGGCCACCGGCACGCTGAACATGGCGCAGCTCGCCGGTCGGCTGGACGCGGTGCCGTCCGGCGTACGCCTGACCCTGCAGCTCATGCTGCTGCTGGCGTTCGGCATCAAGGCGGCGGTCTTCCCGGTGTCGGCCTGGTTGCCGGACAGCTACCCGACCGCGCCCGCGCCGGTCACCGCGGTCTTCGCCGGCCTGCTCACCAAGGTCGGCGTGTACGCGATCATCCGCACCGAGACGCTGCTCTTCCCCGGCGACCGGGTGTCCGGCCTGCTGATGGTGGTGGCCGGCCTGACCATGGTGGTGGGCATCCTCGGCGCGGTCGCCCAGTCGGACATGAAGCGGCTGTTCTCCTTCACGCTGGTCAGCCACATCGGCTACATGATCTTCGGGGTGGCGTTGAGCAGCGTCGCCGGCCTGTCCGGGTCGATCTTCTACGTGGTGCACCACATCACCGTGCAGACCACGCTCTTCCTGGTCGCCGGGCTGGTCGAGGAGCGGGCCGGCAGCACCGACCTGCGCCAACTCGGCGGGCTGGCCCGGGTCACCCCGGTGATCGCCGTGCTCTTCTTCGTCCCGGCGATGAACCTGGCCGGCATTCCCCCGTTCTCCGGCTTCCTCGGCAAGCTCGGGCTGCTCCAGGCCGGGGTGGCGGCCGGCGGGGCGCTGCCCGCCGTGCTGGTCGGCGCGGGCACGGTGACCAGCCTGCTCACCCTCTACGTCGCGTCCCGGGTGTGGAACATCGCCTTCTGGCGGGCCCCGAAACTCGCCACCACCAGCCCGGACGCCCGGCTGCCCGGCCTGATGGTCGGCGCCACCGCCGCGCTGGTGGCGCTCGGCGTGCTGCTCACCCTGATCGCGGGCCCGCTGTTCCAGGTCACCGCGGACGCGGCCACCGACCTGCGCGAGCGCACCCCGTACGTCCGGGCCGTCCTGCCCCGGGACGCGCCGTGA